From a single Sorghum bicolor cultivar BTx623 chromosome 5, Sorghum_bicolor_NCBIv3, whole genome shotgun sequence genomic region:
- the LOC110435243 gene encoding probable WRKY transcription factor 53 — protein sequence MACVADREDAVREVTQVYELIKLQQPLLLLHSPQHPPPPPSTTCQLAQSLLAKALRALNVALSVMKQQPAPVTPISVIKAEPHQLSPPCSLASAESQAAIVLSTATRGAKRRRSTEGKKKNTSSSWATVTAVPYDDGYEWRKYGEKKINGTLFTRSYFRCTYKDDAGCLATKHVQQMDNNSDPPMFHVTYNNDHTCNTSARANTGSSSNLAALLAGCCNMKQEPTGHAAAAAAATMDMKQEVQEPPLLLPALVDLQPSACFHHEQIPRCQEPLFPVSMEQQFVCGPFRDDDSEIPSATGSCISGETSWDGYSGHMAAAEDDPLLDLERFLFMDY from the coding sequence ATGGCTTGCGTGGCGGACCGTGAGGACGCCGTGAGGGAGGTGACGCAGGTGTACGAGCTCATCAAGCTCCAGcagcctctcctcctcctccactcgcCGCagcacccgccgccgccgccgtcgacgacCTGCCAGCTGGCGCAGAGCCTCCTCGCCAAGGCGCTGCGAGCCCTCAACGTCGCTCTCTCCGTCATGAAGCAGCAGCCTGCTCCAGTGACACCAATAAGCGTCATCAAAGCTGAGCCTCATCAGCTCTCGCCGCCCTGCAGCCTGGCGTCTGCTGAGTCCCAAGCCGCCATAGTACTCAGCACGGCAACAAGAGGCGccaaaagaagaagatcaacggaagggaagaagaagaatacCTCGTCGTCCTGGGCGACGGTAACCGCCGTGCCCTACGACGACGGCTACGAGTGGAGGAAGTACGgcgagaagaagatcaacgggaCGCTCTTCACCAGGAGCTACTTCCGGTGCACCTACAAGGACGACGCCGGCTGCCTCGCCACCAAGCACGTCCAGCAGATGGACAACAACAGCGATCCGCCCATGTTCCACGTCACCTACAACAACGACCACACCTGCAACACCAGTGCCAGAGCCAACaccggcagcagcagcaacctcgCTGCATTGCTAGCAGGCTGCTGCAACATGAAGCAAGAACCAACTGGacatgctgctgctgcggcggcggcgaccatgGACATGAAGCAAGAAGTCCAAGAACCGCCGCTCCTGCTGCCTGCTCTGGTGGACCTCCAGCCTTCTGCCTGTTTTCATCATGAGCAAATTCCACGGTGCCAAGAACCGCTGTTTCCTGTAAGTATGGAGCAGCAGTTCGTTTGTGGTCCTTTTAGAGACGACGATAGTGAAATCCCGTCGGCTACTGGTTCGTGCATCTCCGGCGAGACCAGCTGGGATGGGTATTCTGGACACATGGCGGCGGCTGAAGATGACCCTCTCCTCGATCTCGAGCGTTTCCTCTTCATGGACTACTAG
- the LOC8067618 gene encoding probable WRKY transcription factor 47 encodes MACVGEREAAVREVAQVYELIKLQQPLLLLHSPQHPPPPSTAKLAQSLLAKALRALNVALSVMKQQQPVVVVKAEPHQLSPPSPASANSQVAIVPSTATRGAKRRRSSVAIMEGKKKTSSSSWATVTAVPYDDGYEWRKYGEKKINGTLFTRSYFRCTYKDDAGCLATKHVQQRDDNSDLPMFHVTYNNDHTCNRAKAAGIANNGSSSNNLAALLAGCCSNGSGSGSGKGLTTMTTTNARPTEHAAAAAAMNMMKQEPPLLLPALIDLQQPSACFPNEQIPQCQKEPLFPTSMEQQFVCGALRDHDSPVDGDIPSATGSCNSGETSWWDGYSGDMAAQMAAEDDPLHDLDRFLQCDSFMDY; translated from the exons ATGGCTTGCGTGGGGGAGCGTGAGGCCGCGGTGAGGGAGGTGGCGCAGGTGTACGAGCTCATCAAGCTCCAGcagcctctcctcctcctccactcgcCGCAgcacccgccgccgccgtcgacggCCAAGCTGGCGCAGAGCCTCCTCGCCAAGGCGCTGCGAGCCCTCAACGTCGCCCTCTCCGTCAtgaagcagcagcagcctgtTGTCGTCGTCAAAGCTGAGCCTCATCAGCTCTCGCCGCCCAGCCCGGCGTCTGCCAACTCCCAAGTCGCCATAGTACCCAGCACGGCAACAAGAGGCGCCAAAAGAAGAAG ATCATCCGTAGCAATAATGGAAGGGAAGAAgaagacctcgtcgtcgtcctgGGCGACGGTAACCGCCGTGCCCTACGACGACGGCTACGAGTGGAGGAAGTACGgcgagaagaagatcaacgggaCGCTCTTCACCAGGAGCTACTTCCGGTGCACCTACAAGGACGACGCCGGCTGCCTCGCCACCAAGCACGTCCAGCAGAGGGACGACAACAGCGACCTGCCCATGTTCCATGTCACCTACAACAACGACCACACCTGCAACAGAGCCAAAGCTGCAGGCATAGCCAACaacggcagcagcagcaacaacctcGCTGCATTGCTAGCAGGCTGCTGCAGCAATGGCagtggcagcggcagcggcaagggactgacgacgatgacgacgaccaATGCTCGGCCAACCGagcatgctgctgctgctgctgccatgaACATGATGAAGCAAGAACCACCGCTGCTGTTGCCTGCTCTGATCGACCTCCAGCAGCCTTCTGCCTGTTTTCCTAATGAACAAATTCCACAGTGCCAGAAAGAGCCGCTGTTTCCTACAAGTATGGAGCAGCAGTTCGTCTGTGGTGCTTTAAGAGACCATGACTCTCCTGTCGATGGCGACATCCCGTCGGCCACTGGTTCGTGCAACTCCGGCGAGACCAGCTGGTGGGATGGGTATTCTGGGGACATGGCAGCGCAGATGGCAGCTGAAGACGACCCTCTCCACGACCTCGACCGGTTCCTCCAGTGCGATAGCTTCATGGACTACTAG